In Argopecten irradians isolate NY chromosome 11, Ai_NY, whole genome shotgun sequence, one DNA window encodes the following:
- the LOC138335474 gene encoding mediator of RNA polymerase II transcription subunit 15-like, translated as MQILVLMVVVLVQLTAGQNTGNDPFAMFNTNTNSLTSGGASNTFSQPTSPDAAATNTFGQQPAPNQNQFGQPQPNNGQPQATQFGQQNQFNNQQAQPGQPGIPGQPGAQPNNQFNGNNPTMAFQQPQFGQQQNAFGNQPNTMNQIGGQPGANFNAMGNNGMGNNGMGNNGMGNNGMNPMNPMNQQQQQLTPDQAFLAAGQWNQPQSQQNNGRTMFSSFDPNNPVPFQQRGTQQNVFAGPQQGPNSFLSLGTPGNDLNTFQDNNLPVGEVDNIRFGIGPNQQPFRMDVGSVNFGGQGPQQPNPAAGGLSPFAPFADQSAFGGMQGPVVGGMPGMMMPGGAGMPLGGMPGGFDSGFGGFGGPAPQGFGSFLPPPPPSGGGIFSRLFGGGGGAGGGGFFSSLFGKKK; from the exons atgCAGATCCTCGTGCTGATGGTTGTAGTTCTGGTCCAGTTGACCGCTGGACAGAACACCGGCAATGATCCCTTCGCTATGTTCAACACAAATACAAACAGTCTCACTTCCGGTGGGGCATCAAACACATTTTCCCAACCAACATCACCAGATGCAGCAGCAACCAACACGTTCGGTCAGCAACCAGCGCCAAACCAGAACCAGTTTGGTCAACCTCAGCCAAATAATGGTCAGCCTCAGGCCACACAGTTTGGTCAGCAAAATCAGTTCAATAATCAACAAGCACAACCAGGCCAGCCAGGTATACCAGGTCAGCCAGGTGCACAGCCCAACAACCAGTTCAATGGGAACAATCCCACCATGGCCTTCCAACAGCCGCAGTTCGGACAGCAGCAAAACGCCTTTGGTAATCAGCCAAATACCATGAATCAGATTGGTGGACAGCCTGGCGCCAACTTCAATGCAATGGGAAACAACGGAATGGGAAACAACGGAATGGGAAACAACGGAATGGGAAACAATGGAATGAACCCCATGAACCCCAtgaaccaacaacaacaacaacttaCACCTGACCAGGCTTTCTTAGCGGCAGGACAATGGAACCAGCCACAGTCACAACAGAACAATG GTAGAACCATGTTCTCCAGCTTTGACCCCAACAATCCAGTTCCGTTCCAACAAAGAGGAACTCAGCAGAACGTCTTCGCCGGACCACAACAAGGACCTAACAGCTTCCTGAGCTTAGGAACTCCCGGAAACGACTTGAACACATTCCAGGATAATAACCTTCCTGTCGGAGAAGTGGACAACATCCGGTTTGGAATTGGGCCAAACCAACAGCCATTCCGCATGGACGTTGGATCCGTGAATTTCGGGGGACAAGGCCCACAACAGCCAAACCCAGCCGCTGGTGGCTTATCACCTTTCGCACCCTTTGCTGACCAGTCGGCATTTGGCGGTATGCAAGGCCCAGTGGTCGGAGGAATGCCAGGTATGATGATGCCAGGTGGTGCTGGAATGCCGCTAGGAGGAATGCCAGGCGGATTTGACAGTGGATTTGGTGGATTTGGAGGACCTGCGCCTCAGGGATTCGGATCATTCctcccaccaccaccaccctcTGGCGGCGGAATATTCAGCCGACTTTTCGGAGGTGGCGGTGGTGCCGGTGGCGGTGGATTTTTCTCTAGTC ttttcGGGAAGAAGAAGTAA